One segment of Cottoperca gobio chromosome 24, fCotGob3.1, whole genome shotgun sequence DNA contains the following:
- the LOC115003440 gene encoding NLR family CARD domain-containing protein 3-like yields MKQEQLADCLQSRTRASVCRSKLKSNLKEKFQCVFEGIAKAGNPTLLNQIYTELYITEGGTAEVNDEHEVRQIETAARKPNRPETTIRQEDIFKPRPGRDEPIRTVMTKGVAGIGKTVLTQKFTLDWAEDKANQDIQFIFPFPFRELNVLKEEKFSLVELVHHFFTETKDAGICRFEKFLVVFIFDGLDECRLPLDFHNNKILTDVTESTSVDVLLTNLIRGKLLPSGRLWITTRPAAANQIPTECVDLVTEVRGFTDPQKEEYFRKRFRDEGQVDTIISHIKTSQSLHIMCHIPVFCWITATVLEDVLKTRERGELPKTLTEMYIHFLVVQSELKNIKYDTGAKTDPYLKTIESLGKLAFEQLQKGNLVFYESDLTECGIDIRAASVYSGVFTQVFRQERGMYRNYVFCFVHLSVQEFLAALHVHLTFITSGVNLLSEEQTRHRWAKVFRGKPKLTHLYQSAVDKALQSTNGHLDLFLRFFLGLSLQTNQTLLRGLLTLTGSSSETNQKTAKYIKDKISETSSPEKSINLFHCLNELNDHSLQEQIQQYLVSGSLSTDKLSPAQWSALVFILLSSGKDLDVFDLKKYSASEEALLRLLPVVKASKKALLSGCNLSERSCEALSSVLSSQSSSLRALDLSNNNLQDSGVKLLSAGLESPNCTLETLSLSGCLVTEKGSAALASALSSNPSHLKELDLRNNNLGDSGVKLLSAELKDSHWRLETLRFDHGGEINTQPWSDEIFL; encoded by the exons ATGAAGCAGGAGCAGCTAGCTGACTGTCTGCAGAGCA GAACCAGAGCATCAGTGTGCCGAAGCAAACTCAAGTCTAACCTGAAGGAGAAGTTCCAGTGTGTTTTTGAGGGCATTGCTAAAGCAGGAAACCCAACCCTCCTGAACCAGATCTACACAGagctctacatcacagagggGGGGACTGCAGAGGTCAATGATGAACATGAGGTCAGACAGATTGAAACAGCAGCCAGGAAACCAAACAGACCAGAGACAACAATCAGACAAGAAGACATATTTAAACCCCGACCTGGAAGAGATGAACCAATCAGAACAGTGATGACAAAGGGAGTGGCTGGCATTGGGAAAACAGTCTTAACACAGAAGTTCACTCTGGACTGGGCTGAAGACAAAGCCAACCAGGACATACAGTTCATATTTCCCTTCCCTTTCAGAGAGCTGAATGTGCTGAAAGAGGAAAAGTTCAGCTTGGTGGAGCTTGTTCATCACTTCTTTACTGAAACCAAAGACGCAGGAATCTGCAGGTTTGAAAAGTTCCTGGTTGTGTTCATCTTTGACGGTCTGGATGAGTGTCGACTTCCTCTCGACTTTCACAACAATAAGATCCTGACTGATGTTACAGAGTCCACCTCAGTggatgtgctgctgacaaaccTCATCAGGGGGAAACTGCTTCCCTCTGGTCGCCTCTGGATAACCACACGAcctgcagcagccaatcagatcccTACTGAGTGTGTGGACCTGGTGACAGAGGTCAGAGGGTTCACTGACCCACAGAAGGAGGAGTACTTCAGGAAGAGATTCAGAGATGAGGGGCAGGTCGACACAATCATCTCCCACATCAAAACATCACAAAGCCTCCACATCATGTGCCACATCCCAgtcttctgctggatcactGCTACAGTTCTGGAGGATGTGTTGaaaaccagagagagaggagagctgccaAAGACCCTGACTGAGATGTATATCCACTTCCTGGTGGTTCAGTCAGAACTGAAGAACATCAAGTATGATACAGGAGCTAAGACCGATCCATACTTGAAGACGATTGAGTCTCTGGGAAAACTGGCTTTTGAGCAGCTGCAGAAAGGCAACCTGGTCTTCTATGAATCCGACCTGACAGAGTGTGGCATCGATATCAGAGCAGCCTCAGTGTACTCAGGAGTGTTCACACAGGTTTttagacaggagagaggaatgTACCGGAACTACGTGTTCTGCTTCGTCCATCTGAGTGTTCAGGAGTTTCTGGCTGCTCTTCATGTCCATCTGACCTTCATCACCTCTGGTGTCAATCTGCTGTCAGAAGAACAAACAAGACACCGGTGGGCTAAAGTATTTAGAGGGAAACCTAAACTAACACATCTCTACCAGAGTGCTGTGGACAAGGCCTTACAGAGTACAAATGGACACCTGGACTTGTTCCTCCGCTTCTTCCTGGGTCTTTCACTGCAGACCAATCAAACTCTCCTACGAGGTCTGCTGACACTGACAGGAAGTAGCTCAGAGACCAATCAGAAAACGGCGAAGTACATCAAGGACAAGATCAGTGAGACTTCATCTCCTGAGAAAAGCATCAACCTGTTCCACTGTCTGAATGAACTGAATGATCATTCTCTACAGGAGCAGATCCAACAGTACCTGGTATCAGGAAGTCTCTCCACAGATAAACTGTCTCCTGCTCAGTGGTCAGCTCTGGTCTTCATCTTATTGTCATCAGGAAAAGATCTGGATGTGTTTGAcctgaagaaatactctgcttcAGAGGAGGCTCTTCTGAGGCTGCTGCCAGTGGTCAAAGCCTCCAAAAAAGCTCT GTTGAGTGGTTGTAACCTctcagagagaagctgtgaaGCTCTGTCCTCAGTTCTCAGCTCTCAGTCCTCTAGTCTGAGAGCGCTGGACCTGAGTAACAACAACCTGCAGGATTcaggagtgaagctgctgtctgctggactAGAGAGTCCAAACTGTACATTGGAAACGCTCAG TCTGTCAGGCTGTTTGGTTACAGAGAAAGGCTCTGCTGCTCTGGCCTCGGCACTGAGCTCCAACCCCTCCCATCTGAAAGAGCTGGACCTACGTAACAATAATTTAGGAGACTCAGGAGTAAAATTGCTGTCTGCTGAACTGAAAGATTCACATTGgagactggagactctcag gTTTGACCATGGTGGAGAAATAAACACTCAACCCTGGTCTGATGAAAT aTTCCTGTGA